TTCCGGTTCACGCGCAGGATTGCTGCGGCCTCTTCGACGGTCAGGAACTCGGGCGCGCTGGAGCCCGCTACCGTGGGCACGTTCATCGTGTGGCTCCGCTCCCGTTGGTGGGCGTAGCGTGGCCCGGCGTGGGCTCGGCTGACGAGTGCACGGCACCAGCACTCGCCCCGGCAGCACCACGCGAGCCCGTGAGAGGGACGACCTTCGCCGCTTGCTGTGATCCGTCCTGACCCGGCTGGTGCCAAGAGGGAAGCCAGCCCCGCGTCTTGCTGTCGCGCTGTTCGGTCCATCCCGCCGTCTTCAGTGCGGCAAGGAAGGTTCGTTTCTGGGGCGGATGCTTCTGCCCCACCGCGATGCAGAAGCAGCAGACCGCCGCGTACAGCGCGTCATTCGTGAACGCCTTGGTCTTGCCCACCTGTGCACCGCTACGGTGAACCACATGGGCCATCGGGCCCGTCGTCGCCCAGTCGTGGAGCTGCGCGTCGGGGGCTGGGCTCTCGCTGAGTTCTCGCAGGAATTGCTCCGTCACAGGCTCGCTGAGTTGCTGAAGCTCCTCGCGAGATGCGTTGACGTGGGGCCGGCGAACCTGTCGCACGTCCACGGCGCGGTTGACCATGGCGTGAGCGAAGGCGGCCACCTGCCGCATGAACTCGGGCGTGAACGCGTCGTCCTCGCCTGGAGCGTGCAGCGATTCCAAGAACTCCCGATGCGTCATGCCCAGGTCTGGGTGCGTGTACTCGGCGGGCTTGGTCCTGTTGTGGAGCACCGTCCAGCGTCGGTCGCCCTCTTCAATTTCGATGGGCTTCGTCCGGTTGGTTGCTGCGAGGAGCCCCGCGCGATTCGTCGCGGACGT
The Corallococcus exiguus genome window above contains:
- a CDS encoding DUF5906 domain-containing protein; the protein is MSTSIHPEDALAHAADIEAARAEVAKLPLVKVVPLERYLARRHDGHGFAPEFLTQKAAEDYLILRGLVPPRDMWPRGVSPLASAPDVLNLCAGVMAIECRPNAPDLIRRKDGTFAVNTWEAPTLAPIQGEWTNVRRVLLWLAEDEAGLEWLINWIAFKVQHPGSRPGTAILLQGPPGSGKNVLYRVLAHLLGPSNCVQIGEADLAKPYNFHFATKLLIFANELLDNHKRGGSLGDGLKATITDGEVFLESKGVARTSATNRAGLLAATNRTKPIEIEEGDRRWTVLHNRTKPAEYTHPDLGMTHREFLESLHAPGEDDAFTPEFMRQVAAFAHAMVNRAVDVRQVRRPHVNASREELQQLSEPVTEQFLRELSESPAPDAQLHDWATTGPMAHVVHRSGAQVGKTKAFTNDALYAAVCCFCIAVGQKHPPQKRTFLAALKTAGWTEQRDSKTRGWLPSWHQPGQDGSQQAAKVVPLTGSRGAAGASAGAVHSSAEPTPGHATPTNGSGATR